A genomic segment from Roseibium algicola encodes:
- a CDS encoding urate hydroxylase PuuD has product MLDIAIIWDWIAFAVRWLHVITAMAWIGSSFYFVALDLGLKKAPDLPKGAHGEEWQVHGGGFYHIRKFLVAPENMPEHLVWFKWESYSTWLSGAALLMVVYWVGGELYLIDPAKADLALWQGILISAGSLTIGWLVYDRLCKSKLGESPTLLMLLLFALLVAMGYGYNEIFTGRATMLHLGAFTATIMTANVFFIIIPNQKIVVADLKAGRTPDAKYGKIAKLRSTHNNYLTLPVVFLMLSNHYPLAFASEYNWLIAALVFLMGVTIRHYFNTKHTGAPAPTWTWLATAILFVAIIQLSMAPLQQDTWEASEARPLTQTEQVFANAEGIDDVMNIIPGRCGMCHAREPFYEGIHWAPKGLHLETKADVVRAAKQIYLQAGVTNAMPPANVSFMEEDERKKIIEWYKNAREQLPFGMAATH; this is encoded by the coding sequence ATGCTGGACATTGCCATCATTTGGGACTGGATCGCCTTTGCGGTTCGCTGGCTGCACGTGATTACGGCGATGGCCTGGATCGGCTCGTCGTTCTATTTCGTCGCGTTGGACCTTGGCCTGAAGAAAGCCCCGGACCTGCCCAAGGGTGCCCATGGCGAGGAATGGCAAGTCCACGGCGGCGGCTTCTATCACATCCGCAAGTTCCTGGTGGCCCCGGAAAACATGCCGGAACACTTGGTCTGGTTCAAATGGGAAAGCTATTCCACGTGGCTGTCCGGCGCGGCTCTCCTGATGGTCGTCTACTGGGTCGGCGGCGAGCTTTACCTGATCGATCCGGCAAAGGCCGATCTTGCCCTGTGGCAGGGTATCCTGATTTCCGCCGGTTCTCTGACCATCGGCTGGCTGGTTTATGACCGGCTGTGCAAGTCGAAGCTCGGCGAAAGCCCGACGCTGCTGATGCTGCTGCTGTTCGCGCTGCTGGTGGCCATGGGATACGGGTACAACGAGATCTTCACCGGCCGCGCCACCATGCTGCATCTCGGTGCCTTCACCGCGACGATCATGACCGCGAACGTGTTCTTCATCATCATTCCGAATCAGAAGATCGTGGTGGCGGACCTGAAGGCAGGGCGGACCCCGGACGCAAAATACGGCAAGATCGCCAAGCTGCGCTCCACCCACAACAACTACCTGACCCTGCCGGTCGTGTTCCTCATGCTGAGCAACCACTACCCGCTCGCCTTCGCCTCGGAATACAACTGGTTGATCGCTGCCCTTGTCTTCCTGATGGGGGTCACCATCCGGCATTACTTCAACACCAAGCACACGGGTGCTCCGGCACCGACCTGGACCTGGCTGGCAACGGCGATCCTGTTCGTCGCCATTATCCAGCTGTCCATGGCACCGCTCCAGCAGGATACCTGGGAAGCTTCGGAGGCCCGTCCGCTGACGCAGACCGAACAGGTATTCGCCAATGCGGAAGGCATCGATGATGTCATGAACATCATTCCCGGCCGCTGCGGCATGTGCCACGCCCGCGAACCCTTCTACGAAGGCATCCACTGGGCACCCAAGGGCCTGCATCTGGAAACCAAGGCAGACGTCGTGCGCGCCGCAAAGCAGATCTACCTCCAGGCAGGCGTTACCAACGCCATGCCGCCCGCCAACGTCTCCTTCATGGAAGAAGACGAGCGCAAGAAGATCATCGAATGGTACAAGAACGCCCGCGAACAACTGCCTTTCGGTATGGCCGCAACGCACTGA
- a CDS encoding LysR family transcriptional regulator: MAYLENIRTFLRVYELGNMSAAARDLRISSAVASSRVSQLEEHLNVRLFQRTTRALSPTEHGNLFYRGATKIIEAVEEAEAEISNVTRSPRGTLFVAAPIGMGQRLIAPAIPKFKEANPLIDIRLRLSDRKVDLTGEGLDAAFFLGLPEDSNLKIRKIADCDRLLCASPEYLARKGNPKTSDELAAGRHDCLNMRYPGAPEFQWPLQTENGVKRVAVSGPFESDHGDVLTGWALEGHGIVLKPTFEVADYLASGKLVPVLENEPPIPVQMACLYTHRRRQDPKVRLFLDFMVAHIQKSLAELANAH; the protein is encoded by the coding sequence ATGGCGTATCTGGAAAACATCCGAACCTTTCTGCGCGTTTACGAGCTGGGCAACATGTCCGCCGCCGCACGCGATCTGCGGATTTCCTCCGCCGTCGCGTCGTCGCGGGTGTCCCAACTGGAAGAGCACCTGAACGTTCGCCTGTTCCAGCGAACCACCCGAGCCCTTAGCCCGACAGAGCATGGCAACTTGTTCTATCGCGGTGCAACAAAAATAATCGAGGCGGTGGAAGAAGCAGAAGCGGAGATCAGCAATGTCACCCGTTCACCGCGCGGCACGCTGTTTGTTGCCGCCCCCATCGGCATGGGCCAGCGGCTGATCGCCCCGGCGATCCCGAAATTCAAGGAAGCCAATCCGCTGATCGACATTCGCCTGCGCCTGTCCGACCGCAAGGTCGACCTGACGGGCGAAGGTCTCGATGCCGCGTTCTTCCTTGGCCTGCCGGAAGATTCCAATCTCAAGATCCGCAAGATCGCCGATTGCGACCGGCTGCTTTGCGCCTCTCCGGAGTATCTCGCCCGCAAGGGCAACCCGAAAACAAGCGACGAGCTTGCCGCCGGCCGCCATGACTGCCTCAACATGCGTTATCCCGGTGCACCGGAATTCCAGTGGCCGCTGCAGACGGAAAATGGCGTCAAGCGCGTCGCAGTGTCCGGCCCGTTCGAATCCGACCATGGCGATGTCCTGACCGGCTGGGCGCTGGAAGGCCACGGCATCGTGCTGAAACCGACATTTGAAGTTGCCGACTATCTGGCTTCGGGAAAACTGGTGCCGGTGCTCGAAAACGAACCGCCAATCCCGGTGCAGATGGCCTGCCTTTACACGCACCGCCGCCGCCAGGACCCGAAAGTACGCCTGTTCCTGGATTTCATGGTGGCGCATATCCAGAAGTCACTGGCGGAGTTGGCGAACGCCCACTGA
- a CDS encoding LysR substrate-binding domain-containing protein produces MNLSFRQLQTFVQVMRTGSVSEAGRALGRTQPAVSAMIAGLEREVGFQLFERERGRLVPKPEAHYFLEEAEFLLERLTRSTRTLQDIGNLEKGKLRIACNPAASSFFMPRVLANFLRDKPDIEASLMMRSSPVVTDWIASQQYDIGFAETPEPRRTIISEVFALPGVCAVPKDDPLARKKVITPADLDGKPMAMLFDDHSISEQTRKAFNEAGARLNKRFELRTFLPALQLVSEGLCYTICEGLSAISHQESFGDRNSLVFRPFKPECFLNMSLLTPANRPLSLLVKSFAEVLRAEIKALVERAAGLRDLP; encoded by the coding sequence ATGAACCTCTCCTTCCGCCAATTGCAGACTTTCGTGCAGGTGATGCGCACCGGATCCGTCTCCGAAGCAGGGCGTGCGCTGGGGCGAACGCAGCCTGCCGTCAGCGCCATGATCGCAGGGTTGGAACGGGAGGTCGGCTTCCAGCTGTTCGAGCGAGAACGCGGCCGCCTCGTGCCCAAGCCCGAAGCGCATTATTTTCTGGAGGAAGCGGAGTTTCTACTGGAACGGCTGACACGTTCCACCCGCACGCTGCAGGACATCGGCAACCTGGAAAAAGGCAAGCTGCGTATTGCCTGCAATCCGGCTGCCTCCAGTTTCTTCATGCCCCGGGTTCTGGCCAACTTCTTGCGGGATAAACCGGACATCGAAGCCTCGCTGATGATGCGCTCATCGCCCGTCGTCACCGATTGGATCGCCTCCCAGCAATACGATATCGGCTTTGCCGAAACACCGGAGCCGCGGCGGACCATTATCTCGGAAGTCTTTGCCTTGCCGGGGGTCTGCGCTGTGCCGAAGGACGATCCGCTTGCCCGCAAGAAAGTCATCACACCCGCTGATCTTGATGGCAAGCCGATGGCGATGCTGTTTGACGATCACTCGATCAGCGAACAGACCCGCAAGGCCTTCAATGAGGCGGGAGCAAGGCTCAACAAACGCTTCGAGCTCAGGACGTTTCTGCCCGCGCTGCAGCTGGTTTCCGAAGGTCTGTGCTACACGATCTGCGAGGGGTTGTCGGCGATCAGCCACCAGGAAAGTTTCGGCGACCGGAACAGCCTGGTCTTCCGGCCTTTCAAGCCGGAGTGCTTCCTCAACATGTCGCTGCTTACTCCGGCCAACCGGCCGCTTTCCCTGCTGGTGAAAAGCTTTGCTGAGGTTTTGCGTGCCGAGATCAAGGCACTCGTGGAGAGAGCCGCCGGTCTCCGCGATCTTCCATGA
- a CDS encoding TRAP transporter small permease: MERFTQCLLTALILIVALGQFVQVVTRYVLQVPVMGLEETIMYPTLWLYIFGAVNASRENSHIRANVLEIFLKTERQHTILAIVGELISLVVGIWLLTWAWDYTRYAWRVWRESPTLYIPTFYADVALVVGLVLMMAYTVTYLLMHVRSLRTAEGGAR, translated from the coding sequence TTGGAACGGTTCACGCAGTGCCTTTTGACGGCTCTGATCCTGATCGTTGCGCTTGGCCAGTTTGTTCAGGTCGTCACGCGCTACGTGCTTCAGGTCCCGGTGATGGGGCTGGAAGAAACGATCATGTATCCGACGCTGTGGCTCTATATTTTCGGCGCGGTCAACGCCTCGCGGGAAAACAGCCACATCCGCGCCAACGTCCTTGAAATCTTTCTCAAGACAGAGCGCCAGCACACCATACTGGCCATCGTCGGCGAGTTGATCAGCCTCGTTGTCGGCATCTGGCTGCTGACCTGGGCGTGGGACTACACCCGCTATGCCTGGCGGGTCTGGCGCGAGAGCCCGACCCTTTACATCCCGACCTTCTATGCAGATGTCGCGCTGGTCGTCGGGCTGGTGCTGATGATGGCCTACACCGTCACCTATCTGCTGATGCATGTCCGCAGCCTGCGGACGGCGGAAGGAGGCGCACGATGA
- a CDS encoding TRAP transporter large permease, with product MIEIALLAILVLVITLTLGVPLPWCFGAALMVMYFIGDVTMKGMVLWGFQQLGNPALLAIPLFVLAGTIMSESGIAAALLRFVNAFVGHVRGGLGVVAAVSCAIIGAISGSGLTGISAIGPLLIPEMEKRGYPREYATALIANSSILGLLIPPSLSMILFGWVTDTSIAACFLATLGPGLLIMFNFSAVNLWMARKFNLVLDEKPTAREFTADITKRGIYAFPALLMPVMILGGIYGGIMTPTESAALAVIYAIPVGFLIYRGLRLDNFLFAGKEAATAVGAIMLMILFSMILGQMFVYEGVPQKLVSVIFGITENKVVLLILINILLFLIGMVVNDATAIILVAPLLLPLMQALDISPVQFAAIMGVNTAMGGVTPPYASILYLGARIGKVKVTKVIPPAMFLVLTGYVPVVFLTSFWPDLSLYLPRLFGY from the coding sequence ATGATCGAGATCGCGCTTCTGGCCATTCTTGTTCTGGTTATCACGCTGACCCTGGGCGTCCCGCTGCCCTGGTGCTTCGGCGCCGCACTGATGGTCATGTATTTCATCGGCGACGTAACCATGAAAGGCATGGTACTCTGGGGCTTCCAGCAGCTCGGCAACCCGGCGCTGCTTGCCATTCCTCTGTTCGTTCTGGCCGGCACCATCATGTCGGAAAGCGGAATTGCGGCGGCCTTACTGCGGTTCGTCAATGCCTTTGTCGGTCATGTCCGTGGTGGTCTGGGTGTCGTCGCGGCGGTCAGCTGTGCCATCATCGGTGCAATTTCCGGTTCGGGCCTCACCGGTATTTCCGCCATCGGGCCTCTGCTCATTCCCGAAATGGAAAAGCGCGGTTATCCGCGGGAATACGCCACCGCGCTGATCGCAAACTCGTCGATCCTCGGCCTGTTGATCCCGCCGTCCCTCTCCATGATCCTGTTCGGCTGGGTAACGGACACGTCGATTGCAGCCTGTTTCCTGGCAACGCTCGGCCCGGGCCTCCTGATCATGTTCAACTTCTCGGCCGTGAACCTCTGGATGGCGCGCAAGTTCAACCTGGTTCTGGACGAAAAGCCGACTGCGCGAGAGTTCACCGCCGATATCACGAAACGCGGCATCTATGCCTTTCCGGCCCTCCTGATGCCGGTGATGATCCTTGGCGGCATCTACGGCGGCATCATGACACCGACCGAATCCGCCGCCCTTGCCGTCATCTACGCAATCCCGGTCGGCTTCCTGATTTACAGGGGCCTGCGTCTCGACAACTTCCTCTTTGCCGGCAAGGAAGCGGCAACGGCTGTCGGCGCGATCATGCTGATGATCCTGTTTTCCATGATCCTGGGGCAGATGTTCGTCTATGAGGGCGTGCCGCAGAAACTGGTCAGCGTCATCTTCGGCATCACCGAGAACAAGGTCGTTCTGCTGATCCTCATCAACATCCTGCTCTTCCTGATCGGCATGGTCGTCAACGATGCCACCGCCATCATCCTGGTGGCGCCGCTTCTGCTGCCGCTGATGCAGGCGCTTGACATCAGCCCGGTCCAGTTCGCCGCGATCATGGGCGTCAACACCGCCATGGGTGGGGTCACCCCGCCCTATGCGTCGATCCTCTATCTCGGCGCACGCATCGGCAAGGTGAAGGTCACCAAGGTCATTCCGCCGGCGATGTTCCTGGTGCTCACGGGATATGTGCCGGTGGTCTTCCTGACCTCTTTCTGGCCGGATCTTTCACTCTACCTGCCGCGTCTCTTTGGCTACTGA
- the dctP gene encoding TRAP transporter substrate-binding protein DctP, with translation MKTTGNTNMKKFLTATAVATLIGLSGAAQAADFKMSHVRPQGATIDVELKAYAEAVKEATGGDVNIEIYAASALGDYTTVQERVSVGAIEMATQPAATGTDRRMQIASVPFLASNWEDARKIYGPGGVLHETMAELFSKQDITMLAAYPVYFGGISLNRDAVTPGTTEPKGIKVRVPGIKSFQLTGEALGYIPAPIPFSEAFTAIQVGVVDGVIGSGAEGYYASFRDVTKSYIPANTHFEVWFMIISNEALSGLDEDDQAAMRKAAEDFEAARWVVAEEDQGKWEQRLADELDANVVELTDEQLAGMAAKVRETVWPELLNDVGQEWGQSILDKALN, from the coding sequence ATGAAAACCACGGGGAACACCAATATGAAGAAATTTCTGACCGCGACCGCCGTCGCAACACTGATCGGGCTTTCCGGCGCTGCCCAGGCGGCCGATTTCAAGATGAGCCATGTCCGCCCGCAAGGCGCCACCATAGACGTTGAACTGAAGGCCTATGCCGAAGCCGTGAAGGAAGCCACCGGCGGCGACGTCAACATCGAGATCTACGCCGCTTCGGCACTAGGTGACTACACCACCGTCCAGGAACGAGTTTCCGTCGGCGCCATCGAAATGGCAACCCAGCCGGCGGCAACCGGCACGGACCGGCGCATGCAGATCGCGTCCGTGCCGTTCCTTGCCTCCAACTGGGAAGACGCCCGCAAGATCTATGGGCCTGGCGGTGTGCTGCACGAGACCATGGCTGAACTGTTCTCAAAGCAGGACATCACCATGCTCGCGGCCTATCCGGTCTATTTCGGCGGTATTTCGCTTAACCGCGACGCTGTCACGCCGGGCACCACCGAGCCGAAGGGCATCAAGGTTCGTGTCCCAGGCATCAAGAGCTTCCAGCTCACCGGTGAGGCGCTCGGCTATATTCCGGCACCGATCCCCTTCTCCGAAGCCTTCACGGCCATTCAGGTCGGCGTGGTCGACGGTGTCATCGGCTCCGGCGCGGAAGGCTACTACGCGTCGTTCCGGGACGTGACCAAGTCCTACATTCCAGCGAACACCCATTTCGAGGTCTGGTTCATGATCATCTCCAACGAGGCGCTTTCCGGTCTCGATGAAGACGACCAGGCGGCCATGAGGAAGGCTGCTGAAGATTTCGAGGCGGCACGCTGGGTTGTTGCCGAGGAAGACCAGGGCAAATGGGAACAGCGTCTTGCCGACGAACTCGACGCGAATGTGGTTGAACTCACCGACGAACAGCTTGCAGGCATGGCCGCCAAGGTTCGCGAAACGGTCTGGCCGGAGCTTCTCAACGATGTCGGTCAGGAGTGGGGCCAGTCGATCCTAGACAAGGCCCTGAACTGA
- a CDS encoding NAD(P)/FAD-dependent oxidoreductase, translated as MESDYAIIGGGVVGLSVAWGLLQRGRSVTVLDGDDGSFRASRGNFGLVWVQSKGMKQPAYARWSQRSAAAWANFAASLREATGFDAALEQKGGYDLHFSDETLAETVAQYEILKAKLGGDYPYEILGHNELRREEPEVGPKVAGAILHHQDGHANPLKLLRGLTAGVRGNGGTVLNGKTVDTVTRDSSFRINCSDGTVVEANKLVLAAGLGSAALGPKLGFKAPIRPQRGQVLITEKLPRILNRPSLIARQVDEGGIQIGATNEEVGFNDKVTAKGLAGLAAEAIAAYPILAKAQLVRSWGALRVLSPDGLPIYQESPEMPGAFLVTCHSGITLAAAHASFLPDWLEKTNTAPDLEVFSEDRFALS; from the coding sequence ATGGAATCGGACTACGCCATCATTGGTGGAGGCGTCGTGGGGCTTTCCGTTGCCTGGGGTCTGCTCCAGCGCGGCAGGTCGGTCACCGTTCTTGACGGTGACGACGGCAGTTTCCGCGCCAGCCGAGGCAACTTTGGCCTCGTCTGGGTGCAATCCAAGGGCATGAAACAGCCTGCCTATGCCCGCTGGTCTCAGCGCTCCGCCGCCGCGTGGGCAAATTTCGCAGCCAGCTTGCGCGAAGCCACCGGCTTTGACGCTGCGCTGGAGCAGAAGGGCGGCTACGATCTCCATTTCTCGGACGAGACACTAGCCGAGACAGTTGCCCAGTATGAAATTCTGAAGGCAAAGCTTGGCGGTGATTATCCTTATGAAATCCTGGGCCACAACGAACTGCGCCGGGAAGAGCCGGAAGTCGGCCCGAAGGTTGCCGGGGCCATTCTTCATCATCAGGACGGCCACGCCAATCCGTTGAAGTTGCTGCGAGGCCTTACTGCCGGTGTACGCGGCAACGGCGGAACCGTGCTGAACGGCAAGACGGTCGACACGGTCACGCGTGACAGCTCTTTCAGGATCAACTGCAGCGATGGCACCGTGGTCGAAGCGAACAAGCTGGTGCTGGCTGCCGGTCTCGGTTCGGCTGCACTCGGCCCGAAACTCGGCTTCAAGGCGCCTATCCGGCCGCAGCGCGGCCAGGTTCTGATTACGGAAAAACTGCCCAGAATCCTCAACCGGCCATCCCTGATTGCACGCCAGGTCGATGAAGGTGGCATACAGATCGGCGCGACCAACGAAGAAGTCGGCTTCAACGACAAGGTCACCGCCAAGGGGCTTGCCGGTCTCGCGGCGGAAGCGATCGCCGCCTATCCCATTCTGGCCAAGGCTCAACTGGTGCGCAGCTGGGGTGCCTTGCGCGTTCTCTCGCCTGACGGCCTGCCGATTTATCAGGAAAGTCCGGAGATGCCGGGCGCGTTCCTCGTGACCTGTCATAGCGGCATCACGCTAGCCGCCGCCCATGCCTCTTTCCTGCCCGACTGGCTGGAAAAGACAAACACGGCGCCAGACCTGGAGGTGTTCAGTGAAGACCGCTTCGCCCTTTCGTGA
- a CDS encoding (2Fe-2S)-binding protein encodes MKTASPFRELEQGTGRVRVRFAGKDLMLRDGGNLAAELLAAGVRSFRQTPVSGAERGPFCMMGACFDCLVEIDGVTRQACMCEVSAGMNIGMPGTGGDGDA; translated from the coding sequence GTGAAGACCGCTTCGCCCTTTCGTGAGCTGGAACAAGGTACCGGGCGGGTCCGCGTTCGCTTCGCCGGCAAGGACCTGATGCTGCGCGACGGTGGTAATCTGGCAGCCGAACTTCTGGCTGCCGGTGTCCGTTCCTTCCGGCAGACGCCCGTTTCAGGCGCAGAGCGTGGGCCGTTCTGCATGATGGGCGCCTGTTTCGACTGCCTGGTTGAAATAGACGGCGTTACCCGGCAGGCCTGCATGTGCGAGGTCAGCGCCGGCATGAATATTGGCATGCCGGGCACCGGAGGAGATGGTGATGCTTGA
- a CDS encoding NAD(P)/FAD-dependent oxidoreductase, producing MLEADLLVLGAGPAGMAAARTAADAGLSVLLLDEQARPGGQIYRSVGNAPEGRAQILGSDYTKGNALTEELDHPMIRHLSGATAWQIEKGPRVSFTRDGAASAAKARRLLIATGALERPMPVPGWTLPGVMTAGAAQILLKQSGLMCERAVLAGSGPLLYLVAAQMCRAGTPPLALVETQTFADRQAALRHLIGALRGWRLLAKGLGLLAEIRKAGVPRYTGASAIAIQGKTQAETISFTSGGRGHNLECATVLLHHGVVPNTQAARSIDVPHHWNEVQQCFVPEKDGWGRTQLPDVFIAGDGAGIGGATAAQLQGRLAALAIACDLGKTTPADRDRNAAPLDRQLETELAARPFIDRAYPPFREALLPADDTIVCRCEEVTAGDIRRYAGLGCVGPNQTKAFGRPGMGPCQGRYCGLTVTNLLADESGRSQDDTGYYRIRPPLKPVTLGELAAMTDLETDEQEPVT from the coding sequence ATGCTTGAAGCTGATCTCCTTGTCCTCGGCGCCGGTCCGGCGGGAATGGCGGCTGCCAGAACGGCTGCGGATGCTGGGCTTTCCGTTCTGCTTCTGGACGAGCAGGCCCGGCCTGGCGGACAGATCTATCGCAGCGTCGGAAACGCGCCGGAAGGCCGGGCGCAGATCCTTGGCAGCGATTACACCAAGGGTAACGCTCTCACTGAGGAGCTGGATCATCCGATGATCCGGCATCTGAGCGGCGCAACCGCGTGGCAAATCGAAAAAGGGCCACGCGTCTCCTTCACACGAGACGGTGCTGCCTCCGCCGCAAAAGCCAGACGCCTGCTGATAGCCACCGGCGCGCTGGAACGGCCGATGCCAGTCCCGGGCTGGACCCTGCCAGGCGTGATGACCGCAGGTGCGGCGCAGATCCTGCTGAAGCAATCCGGCCTCATGTGCGAAAGGGCGGTTCTGGCCGGAAGCGGCCCACTGCTTTATCTGGTCGCCGCCCAGATGTGCCGGGCAGGCACACCGCCCCTGGCTCTGGTGGAAACACAGACATTCGCCGACAGGCAGGCAGCGCTGCGGCATTTGATCGGAGCGCTGCGCGGCTGGCGGCTGCTTGCCAAGGGTTTGGGTCTGCTTGCCGAAATCCGCAAGGCGGGCGTTCCCCGCTACACCGGCGCATCGGCAATAGCCATTCAAGGCAAGACGCAGGCCGAAACGATAAGCTTCACGTCGGGAGGCAGAGGCCACAATCTGGAGTGTGCAACGGTGCTGCTGCATCATGGTGTGGTTCCTAACACCCAGGCTGCACGCTCCATCGATGTGCCGCATCACTGGAACGAAGTTCAGCAATGCTTCGTGCCGGAAAAGGATGGCTGGGGCCGCACGCAGCTTCCGGACGTATTCATTGCCGGTGATGGCGCGGGTATTGGCGGTGCAACAGCTGCGCAACTTCAAGGCAGGCTGGCCGCTCTGGCAATCGCTTGCGATCTCGGCAAAACCACGCCGGCAGATCGTGACCGGAACGCCGCCCCACTGGATCGGCAACTGGAAACCGAACTGGCCGCCCGGCCATTCATAGACAGGGCCTATCCGCCCTTCCGCGAAGCCTTGCTGCCTGCCGACGACACCATCGTCTGCCGCTGCGAGGAAGTCACAGCAGGCGATATTCGCCGCTATGCCGGTCTGGGCTGCGTTGGACCCAACCAGACCAAAGCTTTCGGACGGCCCGGCATGGGCCCGTGCCAGGGCCGCTATTGTGGCCTGACGGTCACGAACCTTCTTGCGGACGAAAGTGGACGTTCACAGGACGACACCGGCTATTACCGCATCCGGCCACCCCTGAAACCGGTCACACTCGGTGAGCTGGCAGCCATGACAGATCTAGAAACCGACGAACAGGAACCCGTCACATGA
- a CDS encoding RidA family protein, which translates to MIERIETGPRMSKIVKHNGVAYLCGQVGDGTSVADQTRDCLSRIDTLLEKAGSSRKNILQAIVWLSDMSDFADMNSVWDAWVPEGHAPARACGESKLARTELKVEIIITAACD; encoded by the coding sequence ATGATAGAACGCATCGAAACCGGCCCCCGCATGAGCAAAATCGTCAAGCACAACGGCGTTGCCTATTTGTGCGGACAGGTGGGCGATGGCACGAGCGTCGCCGACCAGACCCGGGATTGCCTGTCGCGCATCGACACTTTGCTGGAAAAGGCAGGATCCTCACGCAAAAATATTCTGCAAGCCATCGTCTGGCTGTCGGACATGAGCGACTTCGCCGACATGAACTCCGTCTGGGACGCCTGGGTGCCCGAAGGACATGCCCCTGCACGGGCCTGCGGCGAATCCAAACTTGCCCGGACGGAGTTGAAGGTCGAGATCATTATCACCGCCGCCTGCGACTGA
- a CDS encoding Stf0 family sulfotransferase, with protein sequence MIGYSSYILCTSPRSGSTLLCKLLAATGVSGHPGSYFHEPSKEDWLEDLNVDVVPGENEQATLRRIFAAAIEKGTRGKGLFGLRLQRHSFDFFMKQLAILYPDGSSDLTRLEAAFGKTLFIHLTRADKVDQAVSFVRAEQSGLWHRAPDGTELERLSEPRELQYDAAEIRACHDRFTRFDRDWQAWFEIQGISPLRITYDALSADPQATLRLVLQRLGLDASAAEGIVPGVARLADATNADWVSRFRAELEIDSAT encoded by the coding sequence ATGATCGGCTACTCGTCCTACATCCTGTGCACCTCCCCCCGTAGCGGCAGCACGCTGCTCTGCAAGCTTCTGGCGGCGACGGGTGTTTCCGGGCATCCGGGCTCCTATTTTCACGAGCCGTCCAAGGAGGATTGGCTTGAGGACCTGAATGTCGATGTTGTGCCGGGGGAAAACGAGCAGGCAACGCTGCGCCGCATCTTTGCGGCAGCTATCGAAAAGGGCACTCGGGGCAAAGGTCTTTTTGGCCTGCGGCTGCAGCGGCACAGCTTCGATTTCTTCATGAAACAACTTGCCATCCTTTATCCGGACGGTTCGAGCGATCTGACGCGTCTTGAAGCAGCCTTCGGCAAGACGCTGTTCATTCACCTGACCCGTGCTGACAAGGTCGACCAGGCAGTTTCCTTCGTTCGCGCCGAGCAATCCGGCCTCTGGCACAGGGCTCCGGACGGCACCGAGCTCGAGCGATTGTCGGAACCGCGCGAATTGCAATATGACGCCGCTGAAATCCGCGCCTGTCACGATCGCTTCACCCGGTTTGACCGCGACTGGCAAGCCTGGTTCGAAATCCAGGGTATTTCCCCACTTCGGATTACCTATGACGCGCTTTCGGCAGATCCGCAGGCCACGCTGAGACTGGTTCTTCAACGGCTCGGCCTGGATGCGTCAGCAGCGGAGGGTATCGTGCCCGGCGTTGCCAGACTGGCAGATGCCACCAATGCCGACTGGGTGTCCCGTTTCCGCGCTGAGCTGGAGATCGACAGCGCCACCTAA